One part of the Armatimonadota bacterium genome encodes these proteins:
- the rpsQ gene encoding 30S ribosomal protein S17, whose translation MTETTPKAAEERASRKVRIGKVVSDRMDKTIVVAIENLIRHRLYGKTLKRSNKFKVHDEANDARVGDVVEIMETRPLSREKRWRLVRVVERAK comes from the coding sequence CGGAAACCACACCCAAGGCCGCTGAAGAGCGCGCCAGCCGCAAAGTGCGTATCGGCAAGGTTGTCAGCGACAGGATGGACAAAACCATCGTAGTTGCCATTGAAAACCTTATCCGCCATCGCCTTTATGGCAAGACGCTGAAGCGCAGCAACAAGTTCAAGGTCCACGACGAGGCCAACGACGCTCGCGTCGGCGATGTCGTCGAGATCATGGAAACCCGCCCATTGAGCCGCGAAAAGCGGTGGCGGCTTGTTCGCGTCGTGGAACGCGCCAAGTAG